Proteins from a genomic interval of bacterium:
- a CDS encoding TrkA family potassium uptake protein, with protein MYVIVGGGGKVGYYLTKALRAAGWEVTIIEKTRRRFDLLQEEFGDCALLGDACEVTTLDQAGTARADLVAAVTGDDEDNLVICQMAKRRFNVKRVIARINNPKNEVTFQLLGIDETVSSTTLIYHLIEQEVEVADVIPLTSLRRGHLEIVEVALSEGSPAIDKKVRDLPLPHSCALGILVRGEAAEVIHDDTLLRPGDIVLAIIPSGSVQAFREALLGRRVPTA; from the coding sequence ATGTACGTCATCGTCGGGGGTGGCGGAAAAGTCGGGTACTATCTCACGAAAGCGCTGCGGGCCGCGGGTTGGGAAGTGACCATCATCGAGAAGACACGGCGGCGGTTCGATCTGCTGCAGGAGGAGTTCGGCGACTGCGCGCTCCTGGGGGACGCGTGCGAGGTCACGACGCTTGACCAAGCGGGGACGGCGCGCGCAGACCTGGTCGCGGCGGTCACCGGCGACGACGAAGACAATCTGGTAATCTGCCAGATGGCCAAGCGTCGGTTCAACGTGAAACGGGTCATCGCCCGGATCAACAACCCCAAGAACGAGGTCACGTTTCAACTCCTGGGCATCGACGAGACGGTCAGCTCGACGACCCTCATTTACCACCTGATCGAGCAGGAGGTGGAGGTGGCCGATGTGATTCCGCTCACCTCGCTGCGGCGGGGTCACCTGGAGATCGTCGAAGTGGCGCTCTCCGAGGGCTCGCCCGCGATCGACAAGAAGGTCCGGGACCTCCCGCTGCCCCACAGCTGCGCACTGGGGATCCTCGTCCGAGGAGAGGCGGCCGAAGTCATCCACGACGACACCCTCCTGCGCCCCGGCGACATCGTCCTGGCCATCATTCCCTCGGGAAGCGTTCAGGCCTTTCGCGAGGCGCTGCTGGGCCGGAGAGTTCCCACGGCCTGA
- the kdpF gene encoding K(+)-transporting ATPase subunit F: MIVLASVLAAGLFIYLVCALLKPEWFV, translated from the coding sequence ATGATCGTGCTCGCGAGCGTGCTCGCGGCCGGGCTCTTCATCTATCTGGTCTGCGCGCTGCTGAAGCCGGAGTGGTTTGTATGA